A single Sorex araneus isolate mSorAra2 chromosome 8, mSorAra2.pri, whole genome shotgun sequence DNA region contains:
- the LOC101543446 gene encoding carcinoembryonic antigen-related cell adhesion molecule 21 translates to MEPPSAPAHRGRVPWKGLLLAATLLPFWSMPGTANTTAYTTANTTVYTTAYTTVNTTANATANTTANATANTTANTTANTTANTTANATANTTANTTTSTTASTTANTNADIITVELVPRAAMEGKNVLLLIPRQPETIRALYWYRGTMEQQNIIAGLKKNPETLVHGPAYSGRETLYSNGSLLLRYLYEEDTGIYRLQVLTANIDLLTGEKQLQVYHPVEEPHIQATHTKVTEGATLVFLTCSTTDTGVSIKWLLNDKTLQPSGNRKLSADNMTLALQPASKADAGAYQCEVSNPVSSAKSAYLKLQVVGEEPKLLLL, encoded by the exons CCACACTCTTACCTTTTTGGAGCATGCCTGGCACTGCCAACACCACTGCCTACACCACTGCCAACACCACTGTTTACACCACTGCCTACACCACTGTCAACACCACTGCCAACGCCACTGCCAACACCACTGCCAACGCCACTGCCAACACCACTGCCAACACCACTGCCAACACCACTGCCAACACCACTGCCAACGCCACTGCCAACACCACTGCCAACACCACTACCAGCACCACTGCCAGCACCACTGCCAACACCAATGCTGATATCATTACTGTGGAATTGGTGCCGCGCGCTGCTATGGAAGGGAAGAACGTTCTCCTGCTTATCCCCAGGCAGCCAGAAACTATTAGAGCATTATACTGGTACAGAGGAACAATGGAACAGCAGAACATCATTGCAGGATTGAAGAAAAACCCAGAAACCCTGGTTCATGGGCCTGCATACAGTGGCCGAGAGACCCTGTACTCCAATGGTTCTCTGCTGCTCCGGTACCTCTATGAGGAAGACACAGGGATCTACCGCTTGCAAGTCCTGACAGCCAATATCGACCTTTTAACTGGAGAAAAACAGCTCCAGGTGTACC ATCCAGTAGAAGAGCCCCATATCCAAGCCACCCACACCAAAGTGACAGAAGGTGCTACCCTTGTGTTTCTGACCTGCTCCACGACAGATACTGGGGTCTCCATCAAGTGGCTGCTCAATGACAAGACTCTGCAGCCctcagggaacaggaagctgTCTGCAGACAACATGACCCtcgccctccagcctgcctccaaGGCTGATGCAGGGGCGTATCAGTGTGAGGTCTCCAACCCTGTCAGTTCCGCAAAAAGTGCTTACCTGAAGCTGCAG GTGGTGGGTGAAGAGCCCAAACTGCTGCTACTGTAG